One window from the genome of Sphaerotilus microaerophilus encodes:
- a CDS encoding c-type cytochrome has translation MMKKLTLLAAAMLTATIALAAAPAPHKSGIEGKDYKWNAQEGEKMEALKMKGRVKEGEEAYEVCGACHLPSGAGRPDGTFPQLAGQHSTVLIKQMADIRAGLRDNPTMYPFAISLTDPQELADAAAYINSLCIPPTHGAYEGKDAAAQIAAGKDLYEKQCLECHGKTGEGNKEKFYPVIAGQHYKYLLRQMTEIRDGHRRNANPDMVKVIKPYTNEQLVAISAYQSSLVMPGAMCKAKPAAKKK, from the coding sequence ATGATGAAGAAACTGACCCTGTTGGCCGCCGCGATGTTGACGGCCACCATCGCCTTGGCCGCCGCTCCGGCGCCGCACAAGTCCGGCATCGAAGGCAAGGACTACAAGTGGAACGCCCAGGAGGGCGAGAAGATGGAGGCCCTCAAGATGAAGGGCCGCGTCAAGGAAGGCGAGGAGGCCTACGAGGTCTGCGGCGCCTGTCACCTGCCCTCGGGCGCGGGGCGTCCGGACGGCACCTTCCCGCAGCTGGCCGGCCAGCACTCCACGGTGCTGATCAAGCAGATGGCCGACATCCGCGCAGGCCTGCGCGACAACCCGACGATGTACCCCTTCGCGATCTCGTTGACCGACCCGCAGGAGCTGGCCGACGCCGCCGCGTACATCAACAGCCTGTGCATTCCGCCTACCCACGGTGCCTACGAGGGCAAGGATGCCGCAGCCCAGATCGCCGCCGGCAAGGATCTCTACGAGAAGCAGTGCCTGGAGTGCCACGGCAAGACCGGCGAGGGCAACAAGGAGAAGTTCTATCCGGTGATCGCCGGCCAGCACTACAAGTACCTGCTGCGCCAGATGACCGAGATCCGCGACGGCCACCGCCGCAATGCCAACCCGGACATGGTCAAGGTCATCAAGCCCTACACCAACGAACAGCTGGTGGCCATTTCGGCCTACCAGTCCAGCCTGGTCATGCCCGGTGCGATGTGCAAGGCCAAGCCTGCGGCAAAGAAGAAGTGA
- the nosZ gene encoding Sec-dependent nitrous-oxide reductase — protein sequence MKISSMQRWRLATVAGAALIATGAFASDSLQDVMKNRGLSQQDLLAAAKTYVPTGKRDEFVTFSSGGQSGQVIVYGVPSMRILKYVAVFTPEPWQGYGYDENSKAVLKQGRIDGKDITWGDTHHPAISETNGEYDGQFLFINDKANPRIAVIDLRDFETKQIVVNPIFKSEHGGTFVSPNTDYIIEAAQYAAPLENKKFYPLEEFNEKYRGGVTYWKFDRKAGRIDEKKSFSLELPPYSQDLSDFGKGPSDGWSFTNSFCSERYVGGIEKGRPPYEAGCSAKDTDYLHVVNWKRAAELVAAGKAKKINGHDVIMMDTAIKEGILFLIPEPKSPHGVDVTPDGKLLVVAGKLDTHVSVYSFEKIQAAIKAGKFESKDPYGIPVIAMKDALHTQVSLGLGPLHTQYDSKSCVAYTSLYVDSQVAKWNYCEGKVLDKISVHYNIGHLMAMEGDSTKPGGKYLVALNKLAIDRFVPVGPLHPQNHQLIDISGDKMQLLYDMPLPLGEPHYAVSIAANKLKPAVRYKVGTDSRTDEKHPGAVKAGEEKTVKKGNKVEVFGTLIRSHITPETIEVEVGDEVTIHLTNLERAQDETHGFTVSTYNTHASIEPGKTVTVKFKADKEGVYPYYCTEFCSALHLEMQGYLLVKPKGWKPTKTNLAAGNYTEADYKATLKKVADTQAVIDSVVAYITSVNYKDFPEVVAMVDDAFDQLGKTKDLKPKHEAAAAKKDWENANLWAEQIWQYQVKTADLGLRAKTFLEQNGAKKVK from the coding sequence ATGAAAATCAGCTCGATGCAACGCTGGCGCCTGGCGACCGTCGCTGGCGCAGCCCTCATCGCCACCGGTGCCTTTGCCAGCGACTCGCTGCAGGACGTGATGAAGAACCGCGGCCTGAGCCAGCAGGATCTGTTGGCCGCGGCCAAGACCTACGTGCCCACCGGCAAGCGCGACGAGTTCGTGACCTTCAGTTCGGGCGGCCAATCCGGCCAGGTGATCGTCTACGGGGTGCCCTCGATGCGCATCCTGAAGTACGTCGCGGTGTTCACGCCCGAGCCCTGGCAGGGCTACGGCTACGACGAGAACAGCAAGGCCGTGCTCAAGCAGGGCCGCATCGACGGCAAGGACATCACCTGGGGCGACACCCACCACCCGGCGATCTCCGAGACCAATGGCGAATACGACGGCCAGTTCCTGTTCATCAACGACAAGGCCAACCCGCGCATTGCGGTGATCGACCTGCGTGACTTCGAGACCAAGCAGATCGTCGTCAACCCGATCTTCAAGTCCGAGCACGGCGGTACGTTCGTCAGCCCGAACACCGACTACATCATCGAGGCGGCCCAATACGCCGCGCCGCTGGAGAACAAGAAGTTCTACCCGCTGGAGGAGTTCAACGAGAAGTACCGCGGCGGCGTCACTTACTGGAAGTTTGACCGCAAGGCCGGGCGCATCGACGAGAAGAAGAGCTTCTCGCTCGAACTCCCGCCGTACTCGCAGGACCTGTCGGACTTCGGCAAGGGCCCGTCCGACGGCTGGAGCTTCACCAACAGCTTCTGCTCGGAGCGCTATGTCGGCGGCATCGAGAAGGGCCGCCCGCCCTATGAGGCCGGCTGCTCCGCCAAGGACACCGACTACCTGCACGTCGTCAACTGGAAGCGTGCGGCCGAGTTGGTGGCTGCAGGCAAGGCCAAGAAGATCAACGGCCACGACGTGATCATGATGGACACGGCGATCAAGGAAGGCATCCTCTTCCTGATCCCGGAGCCCAAGTCGCCCCACGGTGTGGACGTGACCCCGGACGGCAAGCTGCTCGTGGTGGCCGGCAAGCTCGACACGCACGTGTCGGTCTACAGCTTCGAGAAGATCCAGGCTGCGATCAAGGCCGGCAAGTTCGAGTCCAAGGACCCGTACGGCATCCCGGTCATCGCGATGAAGGATGCGCTGCACACCCAGGTGTCGCTGGGCCTGGGGCCCCTGCATACGCAGTACGACAGCAAGTCCTGCGTGGCCTACACCTCGCTGTACGTGGACTCGCAGGTCGCCAAGTGGAACTACTGCGAAGGCAAGGTGCTCGACAAGATCAGCGTGCACTACAACATTGGCCACCTGATGGCGATGGAGGGCGACTCCACCAAGCCGGGCGGCAAGTACCTGGTGGCGCTGAACAAGCTGGCCATCGACCGCTTCGTGCCGGTGGGACCGCTGCACCCGCAGAACCACCAGCTGATCGACATCAGCGGCGACAAGATGCAGCTGCTGTACGACATGCCGCTGCCGCTGGGTGAGCCGCACTACGCGGTGTCCATCGCCGCCAACAAGCTCAAGCCGGCCGTGCGCTACAAGGTCGGCACCGACAGCCGCACCGACGAGAAGCACCCGGGTGCGGTCAAGGCCGGCGAAGAGAAGACGGTCAAGAAGGGCAATAAGGTCGAGGTGTTCGGCACCCTGATCCGCTCGCACATCACGCCCGAGACCATCGAGGTCGAGGTGGGCGATGAGGTCACCATCCACCTGACCAATCTGGAGCGCGCCCAGGACGAGACGCACGGCTTCACCGTGTCGACCTACAACACCCACGCGTCGATCGAACCCGGCAAGACCGTGACGGTGAAGTTCAAGGCCGACAAGGAAGGTGTGTATCCGTACTACTGCACCGAGTTCTGCTCGGCGCTGCACCTGGAAATGCAGGGCTACCTGCTGGTCAAGCCCAAGGGCTGGAAGCCCACCAAGACCAACCTGGCGGCCGGCAACTACACCGAGGCCGACTACAAGGCCACGCTGAAGAAGGTGGCCGATACCCAGGCGGTGATCGACTCGGTGGTGGCCTACATCACCAGCGTGAACTACAAGGACTTCCCGGAAGTGGTCGCGATGGTGGACGACGCCTTCGACCAGCTCGGCAAGACCAAGGACCTGAAGCCCAAGCACGAGGCCGCTGCCGCGAAGAAGGATTGGGAAAACGCCAACCTGTGGGCCGAGCAGATCTGGCAATACCAGGTCAAGACGGCTGACCTCGGCCTGCGTGCCAAGACCTTCCTCGAACAGAACGGCGCCAAGAAGGTCAAGTAA
- a CDS encoding c-type cytochrome, whose amino-acid sequence MKQLVIGALLGAFALTPVLAADGAALYKDKTCNACHGPTGNKPLMPDYPKIAGQNAKYIEKQMLDIKSGARANGNSAAMKGVMHLVSDAEIKDIAEYLSKLKP is encoded by the coding sequence ATGAAGCAACTCGTCATCGGCGCCCTGTTGGGTGCCTTCGCCCTGACCCCGGTCCTTGCTGCCGATGGCGCGGCGCTCTACAAGGACAAGACCTGCAACGCCTGCCACGGCCCCACCGGCAACAAGCCGCTGATGCCGGACTACCCCAAGATTGCTGGCCAGAACGCCAAGTACATCGAGAAGCAGATGCTGGACATCAAGAGCGGCGCCCGCGCCAACGGCAACAGCGCCGCGATGAAGGGCGTGATGCACCTGGTGTCCGATGCCGAGATCAAGGACATCGCCGAGTACCTGTCCAAGCTCAAGCCCTGA
- a CDS encoding Bax inhibitor-1/YccA family protein, whose translation MSTPLSQTAAYYGSPVLSAAERNRVLRNTYWLLALSMVPTVLGAWIGVATGLARAMSPGVGLVVFLVGSFGLMFAIEKTKNSAAGVPVLLAFTFFMGLMLSRLVGAVLGLSNGANLIMLAFAGTGGVFFAMATLSSVIKRDLSGMGRWLFIGAMVLMVVGIANVFIQSSALMMALSVLAVGIFSAFILHDLKRVRDGEETNYITATLGVYLSLYNVFQSLLAIFGLGGGSDD comes from the coding sequence ATGAGCACTCCCCTGTCCCAGACGGCTGCGTACTACGGCAGCCCCGTCCTTTCCGCCGCCGAACGCAACCGCGTGCTGCGCAACACCTACTGGCTGCTCGCGCTGTCGATGGTGCCCACCGTGCTGGGCGCCTGGATCGGCGTCGCCACCGGGCTGGCCCGGGCGATGTCGCCGGGCGTCGGCCTGGTGGTCTTCCTGGTCGGCTCGTTCGGCCTGATGTTCGCCATCGAGAAGACCAAGAACTCCGCCGCCGGCGTGCCGGTGCTGCTGGCCTTCACCTTCTTCATGGGGCTGATGCTCTCGCGCCTGGTCGGCGCGGTGCTGGGCCTGAGCAATGGCGCCAACCTGATCATGCTGGCCTTTGCCGGCACGGGAGGTGTGTTCTTCGCAATGGCCACGCTGTCCAGCGTGATCAAGCGCGACCTGAGCGGCATGGGCCGCTGGCTGTTCATCGGCGCGATGGTGCTGATGGTGGTCGGCATCGCCAACGTCTTCATCCAGTCCAGCGCGCTGATGATGGCACTGTCGGTGCTGGCGGTGGGGATCTTCTCGGCCTTCATCCTGCACGACCTCAAGCGCGTGCGCGATGGCGAGGAGACCAACTACATCACCGCCACGCTGGGCGTGTACCTGAGCCTGTACAACGTCTTCCAGTCGCTGCTGGCCATCTTCGGCCTGGGCGGCGGCAGCGACGACTGA
- a CDS encoding NapC/NirT family cytochrome c, with protein sequence MADQSTDNDKVARPGLIARGWAAVKTRRFGILASTFVAGILFWGGFNTAMEWTNREEFCISCHEMRDNVYAEYRNTIHYQNRTGVRATCPDCHVPKEWGHKMIRKIQASNEVLHKVLGSIDTPEKFNAKRAELAQHEWDRMKRTDSRECRNCHHFESMDYAEQNQRSSAKHQVAFNAGQTCIDCHKGIAHTLPPVEQHIGAPKEAPADPSSPGVVNPNQAAQAASEAASR encoded by the coding sequence ATGGCTGACCAATCGACTGACAACGACAAGGTGGCCCGCCCGGGCCTGATCGCACGGGGCTGGGCGGCGGTGAAGACGCGCCGCTTCGGCATCCTCGCCAGCACCTTCGTGGCAGGCATCCTGTTCTGGGGCGGCTTCAACACCGCGATGGAATGGACCAACCGCGAGGAGTTCTGCATCTCCTGCCACGAGATGCGTGACAACGTCTACGCCGAGTACCGCAACACCATCCACTACCAGAACCGCACCGGCGTCCGGGCCACCTGCCCGGACTGCCACGTGCCCAAGGAGTGGGGGCACAAGATGATCCGCAAGATCCAGGCGAGCAACGAGGTGCTGCACAAGGTGCTGGGCAGCATCGACACACCGGAGAAGTTCAACGCCAAGCGCGCCGAGCTGGCCCAGCACGAGTGGGACCGCATGAAGCGCACCGACAGCCGCGAGTGCCGCAACTGCCACCACTTCGAGTCGATGGACTACGCCGAGCAGAACCAGCGCTCGTCGGCCAAGCACCAGGTGGCCTTCAACGCCGGCCAGACCTGCATCGACTGCCACAAGGGCATTGCGCACACCTTGCCGCCGGTGGAGCAGCACATCGGCGCGCCCAAGGAGGCGCCGGCCGACCCGAGCAGCCCGGGGGTGGTCAACCCCAATCAAGCCGCGCAGGCTGCCTCCGAGGCGGCGTCGCGCTGA
- the napG gene encoding ferredoxin-type protein NapG: MKLSRRELMQGAASAATAGLIAGGAALAGRPALARPAQAIRPPGALAEDRFLAACVRCGLCVRDCPPQNLKLSRWGDGIAADVAIGTPYFVAREIPCEMCEQVPCVKACPTGALDPALTDIAKAKMGVAVLIDQENCLNFLGLRCDVCYRVCPVIDQAITLEKVSNPRSDRHAMLLPTVHAGACTGCGKCEKSCVLEQAAIKVLPAAIARGELGHHYRKGWEAGSRDGRPHFDAPVQRLPEHAVPGDLAPLRSGAAPYTPPVLAPGAAASGGAP; this comes from the coding sequence ATGAAGCTGTCGCGACGTGAACTGATGCAGGGCGCTGCCAGCGCCGCCACCGCCGGGCTCATCGCCGGCGGTGCGGCCCTGGCTGGGCGGCCGGCGCTGGCGCGGCCGGCGCAGGCGATCCGCCCGCCGGGCGCGCTCGCGGAAGACCGCTTCCTGGCCGCCTGCGTGCGCTGCGGCCTGTGTGTGCGCGACTGTCCGCCGCAGAACCTGAAGCTCTCGCGCTGGGGCGATGGCATCGCCGCGGACGTGGCCATTGGCACGCCCTATTTCGTCGCCCGCGAGATCCCCTGCGAGATGTGCGAGCAGGTGCCCTGCGTCAAGGCCTGCCCCACCGGCGCGCTCGATCCGGCGCTCACCGACATCGCGAAGGCGAAGATGGGCGTGGCGGTGCTGATCGACCAGGAGAACTGCCTGAACTTCCTGGGCCTGCGCTGCGACGTCTGCTACCGCGTCTGCCCGGTGATCGACCAGGCCATCACGCTGGAGAAAGTCTCCAACCCGCGCAGCGACCGCCACGCGATGCTGCTGCCCACGGTGCATGCCGGGGCCTGCACCGGCTGCGGCAAGTGCGAGAAGAGCTGCGTGCTGGAGCAGGCCGCCATCAAGGTGCTGCCGGCGGCCATCGCCCGCGGCGAGCTGGGGCACCACTACCGCAAGGGCTGGGAGGCCGGCAGTCGCGACGGCCGTCCCCACTTCGACGCGCCGGTGCAGCGCCTGCCCGAACACGCCGTGCCCGGTGACCTGGCGCCGCTGCGTTCGGGGGCAGCGCCCTACACGCCACCGGTGCTCGCGCCCGGCGCAGCCGCCTCCGGAGGCGCGCCATGA
- the napH gene encoding quinol dehydrogenase ferredoxin subunit NapH, producing MKLTPPIATPAESRTFGLKHAGQVQRPGREAVRMKGWLAAHRFWLLRRLVQCAIFGLFLLGPLAGVWIVKGNLSSSLTLGVLLLTDPFVLAQTLAARHVPELSALIGAGIVVAFYALVGGRVFCAWVCPVNVVTDAAAWLRRRLGIHTGRAPRGSLRYWLLGAVLLASAVSGFAAWETVNPVSLTQRALIFGGGVAWGVTAAVFVFDLLVAPRGWCGHVCPVGAMYALIGRVALLRVSARHSSRCNDCADCYAVCPEPQVIPIALKGKDRGKGGASPVITDSACTNCGRCIDVCGPDVFTYTHRFDTRRV from the coding sequence ATGAAGCTGACGCCACCCATCGCCACCCCCGCCGAGTCGCGCACCTTTGGCCTCAAGCACGCCGGCCAGGTTCAACGGCCCGGCCGCGAGGCGGTGCGCATGAAGGGCTGGCTCGCCGCGCACCGCTTCTGGCTGCTGCGCCGGCTGGTGCAGTGCGCCATCTTCGGCCTGTTCCTGCTCGGCCCGCTGGCCGGTGTCTGGATCGTCAAGGGCAACCTGTCCAGCAGCCTGACGCTGGGCGTGTTGCTGCTGACGGATCCCTTCGTGCTGGCGCAGACGCTGGCGGCGCGGCATGTGCCGGAGCTGTCGGCGCTGATCGGCGCGGGCATCGTGGTCGCCTTCTATGCCCTGGTGGGCGGGCGGGTGTTCTGCGCCTGGGTCTGTCCGGTCAACGTGGTGACCGATGCCGCGGCCTGGCTGCGCCGGCGCCTGGGGATCCACACCGGTCGGGCGCCGCGTGGGTCGTTGCGGTACTGGCTGCTGGGCGCCGTGCTGCTGGCCAGCGCGGTGAGCGGCTTTGCGGCCTGGGAGACCGTCAACCCGGTGAGCCTGACGCAGCGCGCACTGATCTTCGGTGGCGGCGTCGCCTGGGGCGTCACCGCGGCGGTGTTCGTGTTCGACCTGCTGGTCGCGCCGCGCGGCTGGTGTGGCCACGTCTGCCCGGTGGGTGCGATGTATGCGTTGATCGGCCGGGTTGCGCTGCTGCGTGTCTCGGCACGCCACAGCAGCCGCTGCAACGACTGCGCGGACTGCTACGCCGTGTGCCCCGAGCCGCAGGTCATTCCCATCGCACTCAAGGGCAAGGACAGGGGCAAGGGCGGCGCCTCGCCCGTCATCACCGATTCCGCCTGCACCAACTGTGGCCGCTGCATCGACGTCTGCGGCCCGGATGTCTTCACCTACACACACCGTTTCGACACGAGGAGGGTCTGA
- a CDS encoding TerC family protein — translation MELLLDPNVWIAFAMLTALEIVLGVDNIIFISILVGRLPVHLRDQARRLGLGFAMLSRLALLFSLSWVMGLKDDLFQVLGQGISGRDLVLLFGGLFLLYKASHEIFVEVEAREEDGPPATDAATMKAAGSRMFWAIIGQIAVIDIVFSLDSVITAVGMVDQIGVMVAAVVASVGIMLVAAKPIGEFVDRHPSVKVLALAFLVMVGMALTAEAFEMHVPKGYIYAAMAFSLAVEALNLRARAKRLAHAAAAGQENRATSS, via the coding sequence ATGGAACTGCTGCTGGATCCGAACGTCTGGATCGCCTTCGCGATGCTCACCGCCCTGGAGATCGTCCTGGGCGTGGACAACATCATCTTCATCTCCATCCTGGTGGGCCGCCTGCCGGTGCATCTGCGTGACCAGGCCCGCCGGCTCGGCCTGGGCTTCGCGATGCTGTCACGCCTGGCGCTGCTGTTCTCGCTGAGTTGGGTGATGGGCCTGAAGGACGACCTCTTCCAGGTGCTGGGCCAGGGCATCAGCGGGCGTGACCTGGTGCTGCTGTTCGGTGGCCTGTTCCTGCTCTACAAGGCCTCGCACGAAATCTTCGTGGAGGTCGAGGCCCGCGAGGAGGACGGCCCGCCCGCCACCGACGCAGCCACGATGAAGGCTGCCGGCTCGCGCATGTTCTGGGCCATCATCGGCCAGATCGCGGTGATCGACATCGTCTTCTCGCTCGACTCGGTGATCACCGCGGTAGGCATGGTCGACCAGATCGGCGTCATGGTCGCGGCCGTCGTCGCCTCGGTGGGCATCATGCTGGTGGCGGCCAAGCCGATCGGCGAGTTCGTCGACCGCCACCCGTCGGTCAAGGTGCTGGCGCTGGCCTTCCTGGTGATGGTGGGCATGGCGCTGACGGCCGAGGCCTTCGAGATGCACGTGCCCAAGGGCTACATCTACGCGGCCATGGCCTTCTCGCTCGCGGTCGAGGCACTCAATCTCCGCGCCCGGGCCAAGCGCCTGGCGCACGCCGCCGCTGCCGGCCAGGAGAACCGGGCCACGTCTTCCTGA
- a CDS encoding nitrate reductase cytochrome c-type subunit, with protein sequence MTIKDCIKIALAVGLVAMGLQQFARAADAAASAPVKLQGLRGGTPVNQDNPPGGHKQERDHGPADRDFVQQPPLIPHTTSGYQITRNYNKCMDCHAWQKTKESGATKVSVTHFRTREGQELDNISPRRYFCTQCHVPQTDAKPLVGNTFQRARGLQ encoded by the coding sequence ATGACCATCAAGGATTGCATCAAGATCGCCCTGGCCGTCGGCCTCGTGGCCATGGGCCTGCAGCAGTTCGCCCGCGCGGCGGATGCGGCAGCGTCCGCCCCCGTCAAGCTGCAGGGCCTACGCGGGGGGACGCCGGTGAACCAGGACAACCCGCCCGGAGGCCACAAGCAGGAGCGCGACCACGGCCCGGCCGACCGCGACTTCGTGCAGCAGCCGCCGCTGATCCCGCACACCACCTCGGGCTACCAGATCACCCGCAACTACAACAAGTGCATGGACTGCCATGCCTGGCAGAAGACCAAGGAGAGCGGAGCGACCAAGGTCAGCGTCACGCACTTCCGCACCCGCGAGGGCCAGGAGCTGGACAACATCAGCCCGCGGCGCTACTTCTGCACCCAGTGCCACGTGCCGCAGACCGACGCCAAGCCGCTGGTGGGCAACACCTTCCAGCGCGCCCGTGGGCTGCAGTGA
- the nhaR gene encoding transcriptional activator NhaR: MNYKHLYYFWATAKAGGVVRASEQLHITPQTLSTQIKLLEGRLGCTLLRKSGRRLELTEDGRTALRYADQIFALGTELEAALGRTLGDEQSLDFRVGIADAVPKSIAYRLLEPALALDRPVRLIGHEGKMPDLLAQLSVQRLDLVIADEPMSRRTSVKAFNHALGTTAMSFFAANGLRATLGPEFPACLDGAPMLIQGRASAMRQRLDLWLSEQGLRPRLIGEFDDAALLKAFGAEGRGVFMSPTVLEDETCAQYGVQVLGRSSELVEEFFAISVERRVTHPCVVAITASARERFLAS; this comes from the coding sequence GTGAACTACAAACACCTGTACTACTTCTGGGCCACCGCCAAGGCCGGTGGCGTGGTGCGTGCCAGCGAGCAGCTGCACATCACGCCGCAGACACTGTCCACCCAGATCAAGCTGCTGGAAGGGCGCTTGGGGTGCACGCTGCTGCGCAAGAGCGGCCGGCGCCTGGAGCTGACCGAGGACGGCCGCACCGCGCTGCGCTACGCAGACCAGATCTTCGCGCTGGGCACGGAGCTGGAGGCCGCGCTGGGCCGCACGCTGGGCGACGAGCAGTCGCTGGACTTCCGGGTCGGCATCGCCGACGCAGTGCCCAAGTCGATTGCCTATCGGTTGCTGGAGCCGGCGCTGGCGCTGGACCGGCCCGTGCGCCTGATCGGCCACGAGGGCAAGATGCCCGACCTGCTGGCCCAGCTGTCGGTGCAGCGCCTGGACCTGGTGATCGCCGACGAGCCGATGAGCCGGCGCACCAGCGTCAAGGCCTTCAACCATGCGCTGGGCACCACGGCGATGAGTTTCTTTGCCGCGAACGGCTTGCGCGCCACGCTGGGGCCCGAATTCCCGGCCTGCCTGGATGGCGCTCCGATGCTGATCCAGGGCCGTGCCTCGGCGATGCGACAGCGCCTGGATCTGTGGCTCAGCGAGCAGGGGTTGCGCCCACGTCTGATCGGCGAATTCGACGACGCCGCGCTGCTCAAGGCCTTTGGCGCCGAGGGGCGGGGCGTGTTCATGTCGCCCACGGTGCTGGAGGACGAAACCTGTGCCCAGTACGGCGTGCAGGTGCTGGGGCGCAGCAGCGAGCTGGTGGAGGAGTTCTTCGCCATCTCGGTGGAGCGGCGGGTGACTCACCCCTGCGTCGTGGCGATCACCGCGTCGGCGCGGGAGCGCTTCCTGGCAAGCTGA